The window GTATATTTCATCTAAGCAAACAGGAAACATCAATACTTAAGTATTGCAAAGTCAGGGACTTACCTTTTGATCAATATAGTATAAGCTATGAAAAAATTAATTATCGAAATCTTAATACAGAAAAATGGAATATGTCTTCTGGTAGAAAAGAGATAATTATCTCCAAACTCAAAAATAATTTCAAAAAACTAATAAACTATGGAAAATGTAGTTACGGGATAGTTAGTGGCGCTGATAAAGTTTTTATAATGACAAAGGATCAAATTCAAACTTTAGGTATTGAAAGCGAGTGTTTATTGCCATTAATACGAGCCAATGATTGTGACAGATATTCAATAGTAAAAAATCATCTCTACATTTTATACCCATTTGAGCTCATAGAAAAACAAACTGTTTTACTTAGTTTGAATGCTATAAAAAATAAATATCCAGCCACTTATAAATACTTGATGTCAAATGAATTTCTACTAAAGAAGCGAAAGGATTCAAGAGAAACTTTTGAACATGTTGAAAACTGGTATACGTTAACAAGATTTGGCCAATTAGAAGTTTTCTCCCAAAATGAAAAAATCATATTCCCAGGCGAACAGCGGGCTATGAAATTTGGTATTAATCAAAATCAAGCAGGATACAGCGGAGCGAGGGTATTTGGTATATCATTAAAGTCGAACGTCGTTGATTTAAAGTACATTTTAGGAATACTTAATTCTAAACTAATTGAGTTTTTTATCCATAATACCTTCCCTTTAAAACAAGGAGGATACTACTCAATGTCATCTACCATGATTGACAATCTACCGATAGCAATATCAAAAAATACAAGTAAAGTAGCCGAAATTGTGAACAATATATTTTTAAAGAAGAGTGAAAAACTAGACACTACAAAATTAGAAACAGCAATTAACAATTTAACATATAGAATCTATGATTTAACTTTCGAAGAAGTATGTTTAATTGAACCTGAATTTTCATTGACCGAAAAAGAATATTATGATTTAAATGTGGATTAATTGCAGTTAGGCATTTTCAATAATGTCTATTTCTTGATCAGATAGGCAATATAATTGATACACAAGGTTGTCGATCTCATCTTCTAGTTCAATTGTAGACTCGCCATCGATCTTATTTGTTATGATTTTTTCAACCCTTTCAGAAATTCTTCGAGACATGTCGTCAGACAATGTAGGTATACCAAATGGTTCGATATAATTAGTTTTGAAATAATAGTAGTTATTGTTGTAAGGAGTACTTGTTTTTTTAATAAAGTAATAAAATAGTTTACTATTCAAAATACCGAGATAAGATTTCAAATTTAGATTGGAACCTTTTTTGTTTAAAATCATATAACCTCCGGCGTCAGCATAAAATTTTGAATTATCTAATGTAAAAGACGGCTTGTTCTGCAATTGAGGCGTAATAATTTTCTCATTTTCAAACAAATAAGACTCTCTGCTTCTATGTAGCGAAAACCAGTAATCTGCGTTTGTTTTATACTTTATTTTTTTTTCAGTCAGTTTTACTTTGAAATTTAAGATATAAGAATATGCAAGGGGGTAAAGAGTTTTTAATTGAATTTCCTCTATTACTTTAGTCTTACCATTTTCATTAGTATAATGGGGATAAAAAATATAAATATCTGATTGGCATTGCATATATCGTTGTATGTTTTCACCCTTCAATAGAGGTTTTACTACTCCTTTCTCAATTTTTATTTCTTCTTTCAATGCATTTGAAAATCCATAAAAAAAGTCTCCTTTAATTTCGCCTTTCAGAACTTGAATATCATCTCCCATGGGAATTATTCCTTGAAAAACTCCTTGGAAGATTTCTGATACTTTTTTATGTTGAGCTATTTTATTAATAATTGGGTTGGAGTCATTATCGAGAGAAAAATTGAAGTTGAAATCTGAATTATATAATTTTTCAGAATAAACTAATGAGTTTAAATCTTTTGATTTTGGTATGGCAAAACTTAATTTGGTTGAAGATTCCTTAAATAAAAACACACCGGTGTAAGTAGTTGCAGTTTCAAATAACTGTTCGACTCCGAAATAAATAGCCTTCATTATAGCTGTCCGTTTTAGTAAAAAACTTCTTAAGCCTTCACCATATTCGGAAATTAGAAATCGATGCGGATTAATAAATATTATGCAGCCACCTTTTTTCAAAAGAGAAAATGAATTTTCAATAAAAAGAACATATAAATCATATTTACCAGTTGTTGATACAAATTTACTTTTAAACCAAGTGGTGAGATTCTTTGGTATACTTTGAACTTTTATATAAGGTGGGTTTCCAATTACAATATCGAACCCTGTTGTGTTTAAACCACCGATTGTTTTATATAATAACAGTAAGTGTAAATACTGCTTTTTTTATACATAAATTACCTACTTTATATTGACTTTTCGTTTAATTTAATCAACTTATTTGACTATTTAATTAAACGAAAAGTATATGATTTACGGTTACATTAGGGTAAGCACAGACAAACAAACAGTAGAGAACCAACGCTATGAAGTAAATAAATTTTGTGAGAAAAGCACTTTAGCTGTTGACAAATGGATTGAAGAAACCATCTCAGGAGCCAAAAAGGTTAAAGATAGAAAGCTAGGTTCGTTACTAAAGAAAATGAAAACAGGGGATATACTCATTTGTTCCGAACTATCAAGATTAGGTAGAAATCTACTTATGATTATGGGCGTCTTAAATGAGTGCATGAACAGAGATATTCAGGTTTGGACGATTAAAGATAACTATAGGTTAGGTAGTGATATTAATTCTAAAGTATTAGCATTTGCCTTTGGCCTTTCTGCTGAAATCGAAAGGAATCTCATTTCTCAAAGAACGAAAGAAGCTTTAGCAAGAAAGAAAGCAGAAGGTATAATTTTAGGACGTCCTATTGGTAGCAAATCATCTTCAACTAAACTTACCGGTCAAGAAAAGAAGATAAAAGACTTATTGGAAAAAAAGGTGTCTTATAGCGCTATAGGCCGCATTTTGGGAGTTCACAGAATAACGGTATCTTCATTCGTTAAAGAATCTAAGCAATTATCACATAATGAGTCGTTACGAACTTAAAACTCAATTTCTAGAGACATGGCCACTTAGCCGCCTTCAAAATCTGCAATTAGATGAATATACTAATCTTGACAGATCAACTTCATTTTGTTACTGGCTTGAAAAAAGAACAGAAGAATTAGGTAGCATCTGGGGTGGCTCATCATATAAGTTTGGGATATACCGAAAAAGTAGTCAAGAAACGGATACCCGTACCAATTACAAAACAGATGGCACCTATGCGTGGCATTCCAAATATGGCAATGATGCTTACAGTGCATTTCTTGAGATTAAGAAGTTAATTGTTGCAATAGCAGCAGATGCCTTACAAAACCATTTAGAATCTATAGACGAGATGGATTTGGGTTATGCTTATAAGTGGAAGATTGCCTTTTTATATAGTAATTATCAGGTCATTAACATCTTCAAGCCGGAAGCTTTATTAATAGCTGCTCGGGCCAAAGGAATGCCTGCCGGTAACGCCCCTATTTCAGTAGCCCATAAATATCTAGTAGACAATAAGCCGGTCAATCAAGATTATTTTGAATACACTGATGACTTATGGGCTTTGACTGGCGATAAACCAGACCCTCCG is drawn from Mucilaginibacter ginsenosidivorax and contains these coding sequences:
- a CDS encoding Eco57I restriction-modification methylase domain-containing protein, whose protein sequence is MLLYKTIGGLNTTGFDIVIGNPPYIKVQSIPKNLTTWFKSKFVSTTGKYDLYVLFIENSFSLLKKGGCIIFINPHRFLISEYGEGLRSFLLKRTAIMKAIYFGVEQLFETATTYTGVFLFKESSTKLSFAIPKSKDLNSLVYSEKLYNSDFNFNFSLDNDSNPIINKIAQHKKVSEIFQGVFQGIIPMGDDIQVLKGEIKGDFFYGFSNALKEEIKIEKGVVKPLLKGENIQRYMQCQSDIYIFYPHYTNENGKTKVIEEIQLKTLYPLAYSYILNFKVKLTEKKIKYKTNADYWFSLHRSRESYLFENEKIITPQLQNKPSFTLDNSKFYADAGGYMILNKKGSNLNLKSYLGILNSKLFYYFIKKTSTPYNNNYYYFKTNYIEPFGIPTLSDDMSRRISERVEKIITNKIDGESTIELEDEIDNLVYQLYCLSDQEIDIIENA
- a CDS encoding master DNA invertase Mpi family serine-type recombinase, with product MIYGYIRVSTDKQTVENQRYEVNKFCEKSTLAVDKWIEETISGAKKVKDRKLGSLLKKMKTGDILICSELSRLGRNLLMIMGVLNECMNRDIQVWTIKDNYRLGSDINSKVLAFAFGLSAEIERNLISQRTKEALARKKAEGIILGRPIGSKSSSTKLTGQEKKIKDLLEKKVSYSAIGRILGVHRITVSSFVKESKQLSHNESLRT